The Tepidibacter aestuarii genome contains a region encoding:
- a CDS encoding YEATS-associated helix-containing protein, with translation MHIIVSLVKWLFTLHQLVWFVAGGLMFGAMTYFHMKLKQDNKANKLNFTFILLSACTFVFTILWTYDSYMENEVRAANMGLLVFGGLAVVFAILGYRFTQKNDVNKVEVKGH, from the coding sequence ATGCATATAATAGTTAGCTTAGTAAAATGGTTATTCACACTACATCAATTAGTATGGTTTGTAGCTGGAGGATTAATGTTTGGTGCAATGACATATTTTCATATGAAATTAAAACAGGATAATAAAGCTAATAAACTGAATTTTACGTTTATATTGTTATCAGCATGTACTTTTGTATTTACAATATTATGGACATATGATTCGTATATGGAAAATGAAGTTAGAGCAGCTAATATGGGATTATTAGTATTTGGAGGATTAGCAGTAGTTTTTGCAATACTTGGATATAGATTTACACAGAAAAATGATGTAAATAAAGTTGAGGTAAAAGGGCATTAA
- the menC gene encoding o-succinylbenzoate synthase yields MKIDRIELFHVKIPLNFIFKSSQTTLNHRETIIIKAVDELGNSGYGEVVAFNEPFYTNETLRDSKNVLINKYIQKLINKDIKHPFDIHKWVDLSYPMALAGLENALVDLYSKSKKKPIMDIVFNEETNNEIYGGITLGDIDIPSLIKQIDNYQNQGYTRFKIKIKPKDGFIKLGAIREKYPDIQLLADANKSYKIEQIEMIKKLDSLNLLCIEEPLDSGNFLEYQKLQEAMNTPICLDESIETIDDLKTAIELKSLKVVNLKAGRIGGMYYAKQMIELCRKNNIKYWIGSMLESGISKILHVHLASLKDTYIPGDLSSSKRYFKKDLIKPEVTSENGIIKVPKGCGLGVEVDENTLKNYTIDYIQIGGEKH; encoded by the coding sequence ATGAAAATTGATAGAATAGAACTTTTTCATGTTAAAATACCATTAAATTTCATATTCAAATCATCACAAACTACTCTAAATCATAGAGAGACAATTATAATTAAAGCAGTAGATGAACTTGGGAATAGTGGTTATGGAGAAGTAGTTGCATTTAATGAACCATTTTATACAAATGAAACATTGAGAGATTCTAAGAATGTATTAATAAATAAATATATACAAAAGCTGATTAATAAAGATATTAAACACCCATTTGATATACACAAATGGGTTGATTTATCATATCCAATGGCACTTGCAGGCTTAGAAAATGCTCTGGTAGATTTGTACTCTAAGAGTAAGAAAAAACCAATTATGGATATTGTATTTAATGAAGAGACTAATAATGAAATATATGGTGGAATTACATTAGGAGATATAGATATTCCAAGTCTTATTAAACAAATTGATAATTATCAAAATCAGGGATATACACGTTTTAAAATAAAGATTAAACCAAAAGACGGATTTATAAAATTAGGGGCTATTAGAGAAAAATATCCTGATATTCAACTGTTAGCAGATGCAAATAAAAGTTATAAGATTGAACAAATTGAAATGATAAAGAAGCTTGATTCACTAAACTTACTTTGTATTGAAGAACCCCTAGATTCAGGGAATTTTCTAGAATATCAAAAACTTCAAGAAGCGATGAATACACCTATATGCTTGGATGAAAGCATTGAAACAATTGATGATTTAAAAACAGCAATTGAGTTAAAATCTTTGAAAGTAGTAAATTTAAAAGCTGGGCGTATTGGTGGAATGTATTACGCAAAGCAAATGATTGAATTATGTAGAAAAAATAATATTAAGTACTGGATAGGAAGTATGCTTGAAAGTGGTATTTCTAAAATACTACATGTTCATTTAGCAAGCTTAAAAGATACGTATATCCCTGGAGATTTATCATCATCAAAGCGTTACTTTAAAAAAGATTTAATTAAACCAGAAGTCACATCCGAAAATGGGATTATTAAAGTACCAAAAGGCTGTGGTTTAGGAGTAGAGGTTGATGAAAATACATTAAAAAATTATACAATTGACTACATCCAAATAGGTGGTGAGAAGCATTAA
- a CDS encoding demethylmenaquinone methyltransferase, with protein sequence MNKEEKVYETFQNISQDYDKLNDIISFNMHKRWKRDTIKHLNIVEDSKLLDVCCGTGDFSIMLSSEIDKKISVIGLDFSENMLSVAREKKEQYKLDNVEFIHGNAMDLPFEDNTFDNVTIGFGLRNTPDYEKAISEMMRVVKPGGKVACLDTSHPTFPIYKQLYWFYFKNIMPRIGQLFSKHRKEYQWLNDSTEQFLSKKELKDLFSKVGFKNVKVKSYVGGCAALHIGVKGK encoded by the coding sequence ATGAATAAAGAAGAAAAAGTATATGAAACGTTTCAAAATATCTCACAGGATTATGACAAATTAAATGACATAATTAGCTTTAATATGCATAAAAGATGGAAAAGAGACACTATTAAGCATCTAAACATAGTAGAAGATTCAAAATTGCTAGATGTATGCTGTGGTACAGGTGATTTTAGCATTATGTTATCTTCGGAAATTGATAAAAAAATAAGTGTTATCGGTCTAGATTTTTCAGAGAACATGCTATCTGTTGCAAGAGAGAAAAAGGAGCAATATAAATTAGATAATGTTGAGTTTATTCATGGAAATGCCATGGATCTGCCTTTTGAAGATAACACTTTTGATAATGTAACTATAGGATTTGGGCTGAGAAATACACCTGATTATGAAAAAGCAATTAGTGAAATGATGCGTGTTGTAAAGCCTGGTGGAAAGGTTGCTTGTTTAGATACATCACATCCTACTTTTCCAATTTATAAACAATTATACTGGTTTTACTTTAAAAATATAATGCCAAGAATAGGACAATTATTCTCAAAACATAGAAAAGAATATCAGTGGTTAAATGATTCAACTGAACAATTTTTAAGTAAAAAGGAATTAAAAGATTTATTTTCAAAGGTAGGCTTTAAAAATGTAAAAGTAAAGTCCTATGTAGGAGGCTGTGCAGCCTTACACATAGGAGTAAAAGGCAAATAA
- a CDS encoding reductive dehalogenase, whose translation MNRREFLKVAGATTAVTGAALASKPKKAFAVELGKEHDEFPLEVTKNFKGFRQQDHVFFRTFWDKEPVDKYISDRFGYKTFTEPGMIFNAVHDGIIEGKNTGKMGFRQIDSALDRAAWSVNKNFAANSELGVRNTLLQKHPINPQTGEKIKDMPVLVESLYSWNNSKVDEMLAQGKEQYKFKDAKEVSKHIKKAAKFLGADLVGVAPYNENTKRWTYTEWAVPNVKPFTMPDGTVEYLPFDPFKFMKGEYETFGVKTVKPDFKREAGFEPKSVIVLAFEMDYDGFKTAPTLVASASAGTRYSKMAETAHKVAEFLRNLGYKAAPCGNDTALSVPLAIEAGLGEGSRMGMLVTEKFGPRVRLAKVYTDLEIQPDKPITFGVKQFCNVCMKCADACPSKAICHEPAQVIEKDMEFDTGKVTKSTLTGVEKWFVNGERCVSFWGYNGGDCGTCIAVCPYNKIDEWHHDLSKLMTLTPFKPLLRSLDETFGYGGPIEPEERLESKYLKDAINDFWDKI comes from the coding sequence ATGAATAGGCGTGAATTTTTAAAAGTTGCTGGAGCTACTACAGCAGTAACAGGAGCTGCACTTGCATCAAAACCAAAGAAAGCCTTTGCAGTGGAGCTTGGTAAAGAACATGATGAATTTCCATTAGAAGTAACGAAAAATTTCAAAGGTTTTAGGCAACAAGACCATGTTTTTTTCCGTACATTTTGGGATAAAGAACCAGTTGATAAGTATATATCAGACAGATTTGGATATAAGACATTTACTGAACCAGGGATGATATTTAACGCTGTTCATGACGGCATTATAGAAGGTAAAAATACAGGTAAAATGGGTTTTAGACAAATTGATTCAGCTTTAGATAGAGCAGCATGGAGTGTAAATAAGAATTTTGCTGCGAATAGTGAATTAGGCGTTCGTAATACACTACTACAAAAACATCCAATTAATCCACAGACAGGTGAAAAAATAAAAGACATGCCTGTTTTAGTTGAAAGTTTATATTCATGGAATAACTCAAAAGTCGATGAAATGCTTGCACAGGGAAAAGAACAGTATAAATTCAAAGATGCAAAGGAAGTATCAAAACATATTAAAAAGGCAGCAAAATTTTTAGGAGCCGACTTAGTTGGAGTTGCACCATATAATGAAAATACAAAAAGATGGACTTATACAGAGTGGGCAGTTCCAAATGTAAAACCATTTACTATGCCGGATGGAACAGTAGAATATCTTCCATTCGATCCTTTTAAATTTATGAAAGGTGAATATGAAACATTTGGGGTTAAAACAGTGAAGCCTGACTTTAAACGTGAAGCAGGGTTTGAACCAAAATCAGTAATTGTTTTAGCATTTGAAATGGATTATGATGGATTTAAGACAGCACCAACATTAGTAGCTAGTGCATCTGCTGGAACTAGATATTCTAAAATGGCAGAAACAGCACATAAAGTAGCTGAGTTCCTACGTAATTTAGGTTATAAAGCGGCTCCATGTGGAAATGATACAGCTTTATCTGTTCCACTTGCAATTGAAGCTGGTTTAGGTGAAGGTAGTAGAATGGGGATGTTAGTTACAGAAAAGTTTGGACCTCGTGTTCGTTTAGCTAAAGTTTATACAGATTTAGAAATTCAACCAGATAAACCAATTACATTTGGAGTAAAACAGTTCTGTAATGTTTGTATGAAGTGTGCGGATGCCTGTCCATCTAAAGCTATTTGTCATGAACCAGCACAGGTTATTGAAAAGGATATGGAATTTGATACAGGTAAAGTTACTAAATCAACACTGACAGGTGTTGAAAAATGGTTTGTTAATGGTGAAAGGTGTGTGTCATTCTGGGGATATAATGGTGGAGATTGTGGTACATGCATTGCAGTTTGTCCATACAATAAGATTGATGAGTGGCACCATGATTTATCAAAATTAATGACATTAACTCCATTTAAACCATTATTACGTTCTCTTGATGAAACGTTTGGATATGGTGGACCAATTGAGCCAGAGGAACGTTTGGAATCAAAATATTTAAAAGATGCTATAAATGATTTCTGGGATAAAATTTAG
- a CDS encoding PaaI family thioesterase, producing MRSINLIEGLNIEYIRVNDNELEAKMNLTQFHDQTFGYLHGGATIAFGETIAGYASNKRINKNQVAVGQTITANHMKAKKIEGYIIAKGRIMHNGKTSHVWSIEMFDENNILISHITVTNSIIKLNKR from the coding sequence GTGAGAAGCATTAATTTAATAGAAGGATTAAATATTGAGTATATTAGAGTAAATGATAATGAGCTAGAAGCTAAAATGAATTTAACACAGTTTCATGATCAAACGTTTGGTTATTTACATGGAGGTGCAACAATAGCATTTGGAGAAACAATTGCAGGTTATGCGTCAAATAAAAGAATAAACAAAAATCAAGTAGCAGTAGGCCAAACGATTACTGCAAATCATATGAAAGCAAAAAAAATAGAAGGCTATATTATTGCAAAAGGGAGAATTATGCATAACGGAAAAACTTCTCATGTTTGGAGCATTGAGATGTTTGATGAAAATAATATATTAATTTCGCATATAACAGTTACAAATTCTATTATTAAACTAAATAAACGCTAG
- a CDS encoding prenyltransferase: protein MSFKTIIKLMDIKTLVAGVIPVLLGSIYSWYEFGQINLVYLILLMISMMLIQSATNMINDYFDFKRGADSEEKADEKALVSGEITPKQVLFIILIYQLVACTIAIFISSRTSYNILLVGVVGVMISILYAFGPLPISYTPMGEIVSGMTMGIGITTTVIYIHSGVFNLNTVLVAAPTVVYIGTILLSNNLSDLKGDKEAGRKTLPILIGIENSEKLWVFNVIMLIVLTLVLILIGIYPIAVLVFTILLFPYKSVSNFLSYNKNVNTKGRTMGLIGKVGLKYHLSVITGLLISIMFKAGV, encoded by the coding sequence ATGAGTTTTAAGACAATAATTAAATTAATGGACATAAAAACTCTTGTTGCAGGGGTTATTCCAGTATTATTGGGGTCAATTTATTCATGGTATGAGTTTGGACAAATAAATTTGGTTTATCTTATATTATTGATGATTTCTATGATGCTGATACAAAGTGCAACTAACATGATTAATGATTATTTTGATTTTAAACGTGGAGCAGATAGTGAAGAAAAAGCGGATGAAAAAGCTTTAGTTAGTGGTGAGATTACTCCAAAACAAGTTTTGTTTATCATACTAATATATCAACTTGTTGCCTGTACAATTGCTATTTTTATTTCCAGCAGAACAAGCTATAATATTTTACTTGTTGGTGTTGTAGGTGTTATGATTTCGATTTTATATGCTTTTGGGCCTTTACCTATCTCATACACTCCAATGGGCGAAATTGTGTCTGGAATGACAATGGGGATTGGTATAACAACAACAGTGATTTATATACATTCAGGTGTATTTAATTTAAATACAGTATTAGTAGCAGCTCCTACTGTAGTATATATTGGGACTATACTATTATCTAATAATTTAAGTGATTTAAAAGGGGATAAAGAAGCAGGAAGAAAAACATTACCAATACTTATAGGCATTGAAAATTCTGAGAAACTGTGGGTTTTTAATGTAATAATGCTAATTGTATTGACGCTTGTATTAATATTAATAGGTATTTATCCTATAGCTGTATTAGTATTTACTATTCTATTATTTCCTTATAAGTCAGTTTCAAATTTTTTATCTTATAATAAGAATGTTAATACAAAAGGAAGAACAATGGGACTTATAGGTAAGGTTGGATTAAAATATCATTTATCTGTGATTACTGGATTATTAATCTCAATCATGTTTAAGGCAGGTGTCTAA
- a CDS encoding trigger factor, producing MKVQLGQYKGIGLKRPDVNVKDEEINNYINKIRENYKVEVEKEGFIENGDYTTMDYDGYQDGLHIPEASGKNYHLRIGQGFFLDEFEEHLLGMRKGDTVKFDLVLPSNYQVKHLRDETIHFEVKISSVMNRVIPELTDDVVKRFKIEGINTIDELKEYAKDKIYYQKMMKESARVINEIMHKVIDGSNVELKDEEMESLKQEILEDFKNQLKGKNANLELYLSYTKKTEEEILEQCKIEAETYLIEKAIIEKIAEVENITLNDEEKEKYENIEEDALNELLYQKVIHFLLKENTIIIK from the coding sequence ATGAAGGTTCAACTTGGTCAATATAAAGGAATTGGTTTAAAGAGACCAGATGTAAATGTAAAAGATGAAGAAATTAATAATTATATTAATAAAATAAGAGAAAATTATAAAGTAGAAGTTGAAAAAGAAGGTTTTATTGAAAATGGAGATTATACTACCATGGATTATGATGGCTACCAAGACGGATTACATATTCCTGAGGCTAGTGGTAAAAATTATCATTTAAGAATTGGACAAGGGTTCTTTCTAGATGAATTCGAAGAGCATTTATTAGGAATGAGAAAAGGGGATACAGTTAAATTTGATTTGGTATTACCTAGTAATTATCAAGTGAAGCATTTGCGTGATGAGACTATTCATTTTGAAGTAAAGATATCATCAGTTATGAATAGAGTTATCCCTGAACTAACAGATGATGTGGTAAAAAGGTTTAAAATTGAAGGGATAAACACGATAGATGAATTAAAAGAATATGCTAAAGATAAGATTTATTATCAAAAAATGATGAAAGAAAGTGCAAGAGTTATCAATGAAATAATGCATAAAGTTATAGACGGTTCAAATGTTGAACTAAAAGATGAAGAGATGGAGAGTCTTAAACAGGAAATACTTGAAGACTTTAAAAATCAACTTAAAGGGAAAAATGCAAATTTAGAATTATATTTATCATATACTAAAAAAACAGAAGAGGAAATACTTGAACAATGCAAGATAGAAGCTGAAACATATTTAATAGAAAAAGCTATTATTGAGAAAATAGCAGAAGTAGAGAATATTACACTAAATGACGAAGAAAAAGAAAAATATGAAAATATTGAAGAAGATGCTCTTAATGAATTATTGTATCAAAAGGTTATTCATTTTCTTCTAAAAGAAAATACAATTATAATTAAATAA
- the tatC gene encoding twin-arginine translocase subunit TatC has translation MTDHEEIWMDHLKEIRKRCIRVLIFFVIALVTAFSFVPRILDFITLTSTLVNVDLNVFNITDPLLLHLKIASIVAFIASFPYLIMQLWLFLKPGLTKSERRFIYKYIPMIFILFISGIAFSYFVLVPYYIRFSQQLAGSTDLNIVMGANTYIDFLSKMLLYFGLIFQFPVLVFVLSYIQVVSSQLLKVIRKYAYFGLLIVCAFITPPDPISMGIALVPLAFLYEISILLCKVNERKRRNKLKTS, from the coding sequence ATGACAGATCATGAAGAAATATGGATGGATCATTTAAAAGAAATACGCAAACGATGTATTAGAGTTTTAATATTTTTTGTTATTGCATTAGTTACTGCTTTTTCCTTTGTTCCAAGAATTCTTGATTTTATTACATTAACATCTACATTAGTAAATGTAGATTTGAATGTATTCAACATTACAGATCCTTTATTGCTCCATCTTAAAATTGCATCAATTGTAGCTTTTATTGCTTCTTTTCCATACCTTATTATGCAGTTATGGTTATTTCTTAAACCAGGATTAACAAAAAGCGAAAGAAGGTTTATATATAAATACATTCCAATGATTTTTATTCTTTTTATATCAGGAATAGCATTTTCTTATTTTGTTCTTGTTCCATACTATATTAGGTTTTCTCAGCAACTTGCAGGAAGCACTGATTTGAATATTGTTATGGGAGCTAACACATATATTGATTTTTTAAGCAAAATGTTATTGTACTTTGGACTTATTTTTCAATTTCCTGTATTAGTTTTTGTTCTTTCATATATTCAGGTGGTAAGTTCACAACTACTAAAAGTCATTCGTAAATATGCTTATTTTGGTTTATTAATTGTTTGTGCATTTATTACTCCACCAGATCCGATATCAATGGGAATTGCTTTAGTTCCTTTAGCGTTTCTTTATGAAATTAGTATATTGCTATGCAAAGTTAATGAGAGAAAAAGAAGAAACAAATTAAAAACTAGCTAA
- a CDS encoding 4Fe-4S binding protein: protein MKNRWTIRELYLGFLAISLLLFGAYSMFFSHEVEDYSSKIYKINPNIVKTEEINKSPLIFKAYTKNDPNKFYFVTFTEEVGYQSTIEVMTMINNEGNVEQVEVVKEGETPAFFDKVESGKFNEKFIGLSIFEPIYIDNAIGYAGSSEGIDTNNKVDAVSGSTISSSAITRAVNDGTTIVVGKYFDENIVNPFYKMTFGLSELALLLIYIIAALSVYIKSINKYRKWILLYTALVLGFKFNKFVTFGMLYSFLNGNWPAMNNVSWYLLITGTIGLILITGKNLYCSWICPFGATQEVILKFGGLKQIKLNSKIVKIFRLIPPTLAYLALMIVFYTNETQALAYDPFGAIFNLTALPIMWMSLPILIFISLFQYRFYCTYFCPIGLTFNLITKLRNKGVKLWKKEKIKA from the coding sequence ATGAAAAACAGATGGACTATTCGTGAACTGTATTTAGGATTTTTAGCTATTTCGTTATTGCTATTTGGTGCGTATTCCATGTTCTTTAGTCATGAAGTTGAGGACTATTCATCAAAAATATACAAAATAAATCCTAATATTGTTAAAACAGAAGAAATAAATAAATCACCATTAATTTTTAAAGCATATACAAAAAACGACCCTAATAAATTCTATTTTGTAACTTTTACAGAAGAAGTTGGATATCAGTCAACTATTGAAGTTATGACTATGATTAATAACGAAGGAAATGTAGAACAAGTAGAAGTTGTTAAAGAAGGGGAGACACCAGCTTTCTTTGATAAAGTTGAATCAGGTAAATTTAATGAAAAATTTATAGGATTATCTATTTTTGAGCCTATATATATTGATAATGCTATAGGATATGCAGGAAGTAGTGAAGGAATAGATACTAACAATAAAGTTGATGCTGTTAGTGGTTCAACAATTTCATCTTCTGCTATAACAAGAGCTGTTAATGATGGAACAACTATTGTGGTGGGTAAATATTTTGATGAAAATATTGTTAACCCATTTTATAAAATGACATTTGGATTAAGTGAATTAGCACTTTTACTAATTTATATAATCGCTGCTTTAAGTGTTTATATCAAGTCAATTAATAAATATCGTAAATGGATTTTGTTATATACAGCCTTAGTACTTGGTTTTAAGTTTAATAAGTTTGTAACATTTGGTATGTTGTACTCATTCTTAAATGGAAATTGGCCAGCAATGAATAATGTTTCGTGGTATTTATTAATTACAGGTACAATTGGACTTATATTAATTACAGGTAAAAATTTATATTGTTCATGGATTTGTCCATTTGGGGCAACACAAGAAGTTATATTAAAATTTGGTGGATTAAAACAGATTAAGTTAAATTCTAAGATTGTAAAAATATTTAGATTAATTCCACCGACATTGGCTTATTTAGCTTTAATGATTGTATTTTATACTAATGAAACTCAAGCATTAGCATATGATCCATTTGGAGCAATATTTAATTTGACAGCATTACCGATTATGTGGATGAGTTTACCGATACTTATTTTTATAAGTTTATTCCAATATCGTTTTTATTGTACCTATTTCTGTCCAATAGGATTAACATTTAATTTAATAACAAAATTAAGAAATAAAGGAGTTAAGTTATGGAAGAAAGAGAAAATAAAAGCATAG
- a CDS encoding twin-arginine translocase TatA/TatE family subunit → MFGRLGSTELIVILVVGFLIFGPKRLPEIGKSFGETIREFKKSAKQAEDEVTEATKE, encoded by the coding sequence ATGTTCGGAAGATTAGGTAGCACAGAATTAATTGTTATTTTAGTTGTTGGATTTTTAATATTTGGACCGAAAAGATTACCTGAGATTGGAAAATCATTTGGAGAAACAATACGAGAATTTAAAAAATCAGCAAAACAGGCTGAGGATGAAGTGACAGAGGCTACTAAAGAATAA
- a CDS encoding helix-turn-helix domain-containing protein, which produces MEKTNYYTKIGPLIKDLRKKSNMSRSQLADDICSVSYITRIENGERCPSSVILRQITNKLGITPEYLFRLIESSGSLQVNELLNQLFFNAERHDFKNIYRLITEKEKELDVKSIQDIQIIKLFKCFSMTMLNQNYQFGIGEIKNILNLTYTEGTVPNDIEFSLMFLYGFFLSLNNQKEEAYTHLINIKEYIKHIKFLHTYAIISRFYMHLICVCLDMSKLKESSEYLDYAIDYCKKNNTHTILPELYFLKSELCYRLKKETAFKSWYNQALRLHKLIKYSDDEHFNTFVQNRLNKLKTS; this is translated from the coding sequence ATGGAAAAGACTAATTACTATACAAAAATAGGACCCCTCATCAAAGATCTACGCAAAAAAAGTAATATGTCTAGATCTCAACTTGCAGATGATATTTGTTCTGTTTCATATATTACTCGAATAGAAAATGGAGAGCGTTGTCCTAGTTCAGTTATATTAAGACAAATAACGAACAAATTAGGTATTACTCCAGAGTATTTATTTAGATTAATTGAATCATCTGGGTCTTTACAAGTGAATGAATTATTAAACCAACTATTCTTTAATGCTGAAAGACATGATTTTAAAAATATTTATAGATTAATAACTGAAAAAGAAAAAGAACTTGATGTTAAATCAATTCAAGATATACAGATAATCAAACTATTTAAATGTTTTAGTATGACCATGTTAAATCAAAATTATCAATTTGGAATAGGTGAAATAAAAAATATATTAAACCTTACTTATACTGAAGGAACAGTACCTAATGATATAGAATTCTCACTAATGTTTCTTTATGGTTTTTTTCTTTCATTAAATAATCAAAAAGAAGAGGCATATACTCATTTAATTAATATAAAAGAATATATTAAACATATAAAATTTCTTCATACTTATGCCATCATATCTAGATTTTATATGCATTTAATTTGTGTTTGCCTCGATATGTCAAAGCTAAAAGAATCATCTGAATACCTCGATTATGCTATTGATTACTGTAAAAAAAACAATACCCATACTATTTTGCCAGAACTATATTTTTTGAAAAGCGAATTATGTTATCGCTTGAAAAAGGAAACAGCATTTAAATCATGGTACAATCAAGCATTAAGGCTACATAAGTTGATTAAATATTCTGACGATGAACATTTCAATACATTTGTCCAAAATAGATTAAACAAATTAAAAACTAGCTAA
- a CDS encoding helix-turn-helix domain-containing protein produces the protein MQEQNYYLKIGQIIKELREKQNMTKTQLADGICSISYITRIEKGERCPTSVILRQITNKLGISPEHLFRAIESSTSLHVKELLDQIFLYIERHDFKNIYELIKSKKEELHVTSIHDLQIIKGLECFSYSILNQNYQWGINEVKNILKLTYANKSTPTDMEFALMSMHGVLLLFSNQKKEAYNYLISIKKYIHNINLLHTRFILPRFYVYLISASLDTCNLKDCFEYLDYAINYCKDYNTHYTLRELYFLKSELYYRLKKEKKFKLWYGKALRLHELIKRSDDEYFNTFIQNRLNQLK, from the coding sequence ATGCAAGAACAGAATTATTATTTAAAAATAGGTCAGATTATTAAAGAATTACGTGAAAAACAGAATATGACAAAAACACAACTTGCGGATGGTATTTGCTCCATTTCATACATCACTCGTATAGAAAAAGGAGAACGTTGTCCTACTTCGGTTATATTAAGACAAATAACAAATAAACTAGGTATCTCCCCTGAACATTTATTTAGAGCAATTGAGTCGTCTACATCTTTACATGTTAAGGAACTATTAGACCAAATATTTCTTTATATTGAAAGGCATGATTTTAAAAATATTTATGAATTAATAAAGAGCAAAAAAGAAGAACTTCATGTAACATCAATTCACGATTTACAAATCATCAAAGGGTTAGAATGTTTTAGTTATTCTATTTTAAATCAAAATTATCAATGGGGAATAAATGAAGTTAAAAACATATTGAAGCTTACCTACGCCAACAAAAGTACTCCTACTGATATGGAATTTGCGCTTATGAGTATGCATGGGGTTTTACTTTTATTTAGTAACCAAAAAAAAGAAGCATATAATTACTTAATTAGCATAAAAAAATATATACATAATATTAACCTTCTTCATACTCGCTTTATATTACCAAGATTTTATGTATATTTAATTTCAGCTTCTCTTGATACATGTAATTTAAAAGACTGTTTTGAATATCTTGATTATGCTATTAATTACTGTAAAGATTACAATACACATTATACTTTACGAGAATTATATTTTTTAAAAAGTGAATTATACTATCGCTTAAAAAAAGAAAAGAAGTTTAAACTATGGTATGGTAAAGCATTAAGACTGCATGAATTGATTAAAAGATCTGATGATGAATATTTCAATACCTTTATACAAAATAGATTGAATCAACTAAAATAA
- a CDS encoding Sec-independent protein translocase subunit TatA/TatB: MVFNIGVTEILIISVAGYLILGPKRLPEIGKKAGEAVRKISKETEGINNEIKEIKEAVTK, encoded by the coding sequence ATGGTGTTTAATATTGGTGTAACAGAGATTCTTATAATTTCAGTAGCTGGATACTTAATTCTAGGACCTAAGAGACTTCCTGAGATAGGTAAAAAAGCGGGTGAAGCAGTGAGAAAAATATCTAAAGAGACAGAAGGAATTAATAACGAAATAAAAGAGATAAAAGAAGCGGTAACAAAATAA
- a CDS encoding Sec-independent protein translocase subunit TatA/TatB, translating to MFGRLGGTEIMVILAVGFLFFGPKKLPEIGKSFGETVREFKKSAKDAEEAITEATKVEESK from the coding sequence ATGTTTGGAAGACTAGGTGGTACAGAAATAATGGTTATTTTAGCTGTTGGATTCTTATTTTTCGGACCTAAAAAATTGCCTGAGATAGGAAAATCGTTTGGAGAGACAGTACGTGAATTTAAGAAATCAGCAAAAGATGCTGAAGAGGCGATAACAGAGGCTACTAAAGTAGAAGAAAGTAAATAA